In a single window of the Rattus norvegicus strain BN/NHsdMcwi chromosome 6, GRCr8, whole genome shotgun sequence genome:
- the Yju2l1 gene encoding splicing factor YJU2-like — MSERKVLNKYYPPDFDPSKIPKLKLPKDRQYVVRLMAPFNMRCKICGEYIYKGKKFNARKETVQNEAYLGLPIFHFYIKCTRCLAEITFKTDPENTDYTMEHGATRNFQAEKLLEQEEKRMQKEREDEELNNPMKVLENRTKDSKLEMEVLENLQELKDLNQRQAHVDFEAMLLQHRLSQEQWQQQQEEEDERETVALLEEARYRRLLDDSDSEDEAPPSRPQAAARPNPTAILDEVPKTKRKAEGLCRKAQLADLVIPKKAKTEANRGSEQVQVPTTGAPESRKVANPAPQTPGASSLSQLGAYGDSEDSDS, encoded by the coding sequence ATGTCGGAACGGAAAGTTTTAAACAAATACTACCCACCTGACTTTGACCCATCGAAGATCCCGAAACTCAAGCTACCCAAGGACCGGCAGTACGTGGTGCGGCTGATGGCCCCATTCAACATGAGGTGTAAGATATGTGGAGAATACATCTACAAGGGGAAGAAGTTCAATGCACGAAAGGAAACAGTCCAGAATGAGGCATACCTGGGCTTGCCAATCTTCCATTTCTATATCAAGTGCACACGCTGCTTGGCCGAGATCACCTTCAAGACAGACCCAGAGAACACAGACTACACCATGGAGCATGGGGCCACGCGCAACTTCCAGGCTGAGAAGCTTCTGGAGCAGGAGGAAAAGCGCATGCAGAAGGAGCGTGAGGACGAGGAGCTGAACAACCCCATGAAGGTCCTAGAGAACCGTACAAAGGACTCTAAGCTGGAGATGGAAGTGCTAGAGAACCTACAAGAGCTAAAAGACCTGAACCAGCGGCAGGCCCACGTGGACTTTGAGGCCATGTTGCTGCAACACCGCCTATCTCAGGAGCAGTGGCaacagcagcaggaagaggaagacgagCGTGAGAcagtggccttgctggaggaggctCGTTATCGAAGGCTTCTGGATGACTCTGACTCAGAGGATGAGGCTCCACCTTCCCGACCACAGGCAGCTGCAAGACCCAACCCCACAGCCATCCTTGATGAGGTACCAAAGAccaagaggaaggcagagggccTGTGCAGGAAAGCCCAGTTGGCAGACTTGGTTATACCAAAGAAGGCAAAGACGGAAGCCAACCGGGGTTCAGAGCAGGTCCAGGTGCCCACCACTGGTGCCCCCGAGAGCAGGAAGGTGGCCAACCCTGCACCCCAGACACCTGGTGCCTCCTCCCTGAGCCAGCTCGGTGCATATGGGGACAGTGAGGACAGTGACAGCTGA